In Chryseobacterium lactis, a single genomic region encodes these proteins:
- the rmuC gene encoding DNA recombination protein RmuC, which produces MEMTYLLIGCMAGGILGAVILYFALKSSMVSRSSYDELNTSFIRNNSDLENTNLKIRELQQNISTEKELNLQQQDLLNDIKNEFAKISAEHSSLSSQFQEQRQLNLKQSSQIEALTIEKQNIFAKNADLLARNESLQKSLDTQKEEIIKIQEESKLQFENLANKILEEKTEKFTTLNQNNLKNILEPFQEKIADLKNKVNEAYEKENKERFSLAEKVKELAELNQQISEDAKKLTRALKGESKTQGNWGEMILESILEKSGLVKGREYFLEHELRDEDNNALFSEFSGKKMRPDAVIKYPDERNVIIDSKVSLTAFTELVDETDQDVYLMKLNQHLGSIKNHITQLSQKAYDDYGKSLDFVMMFIPSEPAYIAAMQADQNLWNYAYERRILLLNPSNLITSLKLIADLWKREYQNRNSMEIAERGAKLYDKFVGFVDNLEKVGRNLDQAKNVYNDAYKQLYTGNDNLVIQTQKLKSLGIKNKKDLPQSLIDNNTMIE; this is translated from the coding sequence GAACACCTCATTTATCAGAAATAATTCTGACCTTGAAAATACCAATTTAAAAATCCGGGAACTTCAGCAAAACATCAGTACCGAAAAAGAATTAAATCTTCAGCAGCAGGATTTACTGAATGATATTAAAAACGAATTTGCCAAAATATCTGCAGAACATTCATCTCTTAGCTCTCAATTCCAGGAGCAAAGGCAGCTTAATCTTAAGCAGTCTTCCCAAATAGAAGCACTGACGATCGAGAAGCAGAATATTTTTGCTAAAAACGCTGACCTTTTAGCCAGAAATGAAAGCCTCCAAAAATCTCTTGACACCCAGAAAGAGGAAATTATCAAAATTCAGGAAGAATCAAAGTTACAATTTGAGAACCTGGCTAATAAGATTTTAGAGGAAAAGACAGAAAAGTTTACCACTTTAAATCAAAATAATTTAAAAAATATCCTTGAGCCCTTTCAGGAAAAAATTGCAGATTTAAAAAATAAAGTCAATGAAGCCTACGAAAAAGAAAATAAAGAACGTTTCTCACTGGCTGAAAAAGTAAAAGAACTTGCAGAACTGAATCAACAGATTTCAGAAGATGCTAAAAAACTGACCCGAGCTTTGAAGGGAGAAAGCAAGACCCAGGGAAATTGGGGAGAAATGATTCTCGAAAGTATCCTGGAAAAATCCGGACTGGTGAAGGGAAGAGAATATTTTCTGGAACATGAATTACGCGACGAAGACAACAATGCACTATTTTCTGAATTTTCAGGTAAGAAAATGCGCCCCGATGCTGTTATAAAATATCCCGATGAAAGAAATGTCATTATTGATTCCAAGGTTTCTCTTACGGCATTTACAGAATTGGTAGATGAAACAGATCAGGATGTTTATCTTATGAAGTTGAATCAACATCTTGGTTCGATCAAAAACCACATTACACAACTTAGCCAGAAAGCCTATGATGATTACGGAAAATCACTGGACTTTGTGATGATGTTTATCCCGAGTGAACCGGCTTATATCGCGGCAATGCAAGCAGACCAAAACCTTTGGAACTACGCATATGAAAGAAGAATCTTATTACTCAATCCTAGTAACCTGATTACTTCTCTCAAGTTAATTGCAGATCTGTGGAAACGAGAATATCAAAACAGAAATTCTATGGAAATTGCTGAGCGAGGAGCTAAGCTCTATGATAAATTTGTAGGTTTTGTTGATAACCTGGAAAAAGTGGGAAGGAATCTCGATCAGGCTAAAAATGTGTATAACGATGCCTATAAACAATTGTACACCGGAAATGATAACCTGGTCATTCAGACTCAAAAATTAAAATCCCTCGGAATAAAAAATAAAAAAGACCTGCCACAAAGTCTTATTGACAATAATACTATGATCGAATAA
- a CDS encoding 5-formyltetrahydrofolate cyclo-ligase has protein sequence MQKRKALSIDEAFLLSQKIFENFIGYFKPEEGEKVHIFIPIQKFNEIDTRIFIQDFLTRKIRVYVPKIVDDKLINIEINQNTVFETNSWGISEPVTNEDSGEIHFHYVITPLLYCDKKGNRVGYGKGFYDGLFQSISPETKKIGVNYFDPDEYIDDVWENDISLDYLVTPVEVLSFLNGLQ, from the coding sequence ATGCAAAAAAGAAAAGCCTTGTCAATTGATGAGGCTTTCTTGTTATCTCAAAAGATTTTTGAAAATTTCATTGGTTATTTTAAGCCTGAAGAAGGAGAGAAAGTTCATATTTTTATTCCTATTCAGAAGTTTAACGAGATAGATACCCGGATATTCATACAGGATTTTCTAACCCGGAAAATCCGTGTGTATGTACCTAAAATTGTAGATGATAAGCTTATTAATATTGAAATTAATCAGAATACGGTTTTTGAAACCAATTCCTGGGGGATTTCAGAACCGGTAACCAATGAAGATTCAGGAGAGATTCATTTTCATTATGTTATCACTCCTTTATTATATTGTGATAAAAAAGGCAATAGAGTAGGATACGGTAAAGGATTCTATGACGGTCTTTTTCAAAGTATTTCTCCTGAAACAAAAAAAATCGGAGTCAATTACTTTGACCCCGATGAATATATCGATGATGTCTGGGAAAATGATATTTCCTTAGACTATTTGGTTACTCCTGTTGAAGTACTGTCTTTCTTAAATGGTTTACAATAA
- a CDS encoding CPBP family intramembrane glutamic endopeptidase — MSKNIRFLLIFILGFCTYYFFDLYCFKTIQSFSQRLFHSKALAHVIAYSITLIPLITTLKIVLPEKKIADLLSVNKLIVKGFTIAFLGTFVMAVGYSLHFSIITKIDIESLFINTISSAFFEEIIFRAFLIGVLYRFTRLGFLSSLLLGSLLFAQVHLYQSQNTTELIEIFSITFLGSIFFAWIYFETDYNLWTAICTHFFMNFYWEIFNVSANVSGNLYGNIYKLSSLLLIIGIIIYYKKRNNIPFQVTLKSLFIKTSELQS, encoded by the coding sequence ATGAGTAAAAACATTCGCTTTTTATTAATCTTTATTTTAGGTTTTTGTACTTATTATTTTTTCGATCTTTATTGTTTTAAAACTATTCAAAGCTTTTCACAAAGGCTCTTTCACAGTAAAGCACTGGCTCATGTAATTGCTTATTCAATTACACTGATTCCTCTTATTACTACTTTAAAAATTGTACTGCCTGAGAAAAAAATAGCAGATCTGCTTTCTGTAAATAAATTAATAGTAAAAGGATTCACCATCGCCTTCTTGGGAACCTTTGTAATGGCAGTAGGATATAGCTTGCATTTCAGTATAATCACTAAGATTGACATCGAATCACTTTTTATCAACACTATTTCCTCTGCATTTTTCGAAGAAATAATATTCAGAGCATTTCTGATTGGTGTGTTATATCGTTTTACCAGGCTCGGGTTTCTATCATCTTTGCTGCTGGGATCTTTGTTGTTTGCACAGGTTCACTTATATCAAAGCCAAAATACAACTGAACTCATTGAGATATTTTCAATCACATTTTTAGGATCGATATTTTTTGCCTGGATCTATTTTGAAACAGACTATAACCTCTGGACCGCTATATGCACACATTTCTTTATGAATTTCTATTGGGAAATCTTTAATGTTTCAGCAAACGTTTCAGGAAATCTCTATGGAAACATCTATAAACTTTCCTCGCTTCTTCTCATCATAGGCATCATCATTTATTATAAAAAAAGAAATAACATTCCGTTTCAGGTCACTTTGAAAAGTCTTTTTATAAAAACCAGCGAACTTCAATCATAA
- a CDS encoding LytR/AlgR family response regulator transcription factor, with protein MSSFTSSPYPKSESLKEILVSSMASGVSVYLFLIIFQPFGTQNFNHPYKLLLLFPYCVIFGTAFLIVNIFTYRFTNWSIGAELLKIIIILFLGSVFSYFYNSLFLSHVELSFENYFYMLLYSLALGIPISVIYILSRYIYLKSMHENIARNISQQLSGNPLSIQPKALKISTGNAELIIHENDFLYAQSMENYCTFYLLENDILKKHIIRISLTGALQQIETTSIKRCHRSYIVNLRKVKIIKGNAQGYKLVIPGTDFEIPVSRTFIPAIIPQLQQINN; from the coding sequence ATGTCTTCTTTTACATCATCCCCCTATCCTAAATCAGAATCTTTAAAAGAAATTCTGGTATCATCTATGGCATCAGGAGTTTCAGTCTATTTATTTCTTATTATTTTTCAGCCATTCGGGACACAAAACTTTAACCATCCATACAAACTGCTATTACTTTTTCCATACTGTGTTATTTTTGGTACTGCTTTTTTAATTGTAAATATTTTTACTTACCGGTTTACAAATTGGAGTATAGGAGCTGAACTTTTAAAGATTATCATCATCTTATTTCTGGGGTCTGTTTTTTCTTATTTTTATAATTCACTCTTCCTGAGCCACGTAGAACTTAGCTTTGAAAATTATTTCTATATGCTTCTTTATTCTCTGGCGCTAGGTATTCCTATTTCTGTTATTTATATTTTATCGCGGTATATTTATTTAAAAAGCATGCATGAAAATATTGCAAGAAATATTTCACAACAGCTCTCTGGCAATCCTTTATCAATTCAACCAAAAGCACTAAAGATCTCTACCGGCAATGCAGAGCTGATCATTCATGAAAACGATTTTCTATATGCCCAATCTATGGAAAACTATTGCACATTTTATCTGCTGGAAAATGATATTTTAAAAAAACATATAATCAGAATAAGCTTAACGGGTGCCTTACAGCAAATTGAAACAACTTCTATTAAAAGATGCCATCGCTCCTACATTGTTAACCTCAGAAAAGTAAAAATTATTAAGGGGAACGCACAGGGATACAAATTAGTTATTCCGGGAACAGACTTTGAAATTCCCGTTTCAAGAACTTTTATACCTGCAATTATCCCACAGTTGCAGCAAATAAATAACTAA
- a CDS encoding TrmH family RNA methyltransferase — MLIESFQNDKIKNVTKLLTDNRFRKKSNVFVVEGQQENERALQYNFEPVEFFICENIFNGKMPDGKIHLVSEKVYEKIAYRGSSEGIIGIYQVKEALLSSFVPKDNSTIIIVEGVEKPGNLGAILRSCEAFGIDALIVADGKTDFYNPNVIRSSVGCLFGMEVYQAENEETLKFLQDNKFNIYTTLMDETAEDLYKRDFTQRSAVLFGTEHSGLSDFWMGKGKNTLIPMAGSIDSLNLSNAVAITCYESLKQKKG, encoded by the coding sequence ATGCTGATAGAAAGTTTTCAAAACGATAAAATAAAAAATGTCACTAAGCTTCTTACTGACAACAGATTTCGTAAAAAATCCAATGTCTTTGTAGTTGAAGGACAGCAGGAAAACGAAAGAGCTCTGCAATACAATTTCGAACCTGTAGAGTTCTTTATCTGTGAAAATATATTTAATGGAAAAATGCCGGATGGAAAAATCCATTTGGTAAGTGAAAAAGTATACGAGAAAATAGCTTATAGAGGAAGTTCGGAAGGAATTATCGGAATCTATCAGGTAAAAGAAGCTCTTCTTTCATCATTTGTTCCCAAAGATAATTCTACAATCATCATTGTTGAAGGCGTAGAAAAGCCAGGAAATCTTGGTGCAATTCTGAGAAGTTGCGAAGCTTTCGGAATTGATGCATTGATTGTAGCGGACGGAAAAACGGACTTTTATAATCCGAATGTAATCAGATCAAGTGTCGGCTGCCTTTTTGGGATGGAGGTATATCAAGCCGAAAATGAAGAAACACTGAAATTCTTACAGGACAATAAATTCAATATTTATACAACTCTTATGGATGAAACTGCTGAAGATCTTTATAAAAGAGATTTTACACAACGCTCTGCTGTATTATTTGGCACTGAGCATTCAGGATTAAGTGATTTCTGGATGGGTAAAGGAAAAAACACACTCATTCCTATGGCTGGGAGTATCGATTCTTTGAATTTAAGTAATGCAGTCGCGATTACTTGCTATGAATCTTTGAAGCAGAAGAAGGGATAA
- a CDS encoding trypsin-like peptidase domain-containing protein codes for MKSTLKKLLPFAVVGVVSGATTVGAIQYFGHGSNNGDQSYFTTAAPTASFAGMNTGAVGDDFVKAAKTTVPAVVTIKNYQSRTASRASEQDLFDYFFGDPFGGRGQQRQKQQQAPDNMPSGMGSGVIISPDGYIISNNHVVAGANKLEVVLSNKKSYIATLVGTDPNTDISLLKIEEKGLPYLNFANSDNIDVGQWVLAVGNPLGLNSTVTAGIVSAKGRGIGILGSQGKASNPIESFIQTDAAINPGNSGGALVNTNGELIGINSAIQSTTGYYQGYGFAVPSNLARKIVEDIKKFGIVQRGFLGVSSLDLSNDQQVQAYNKQFKTSIKSGSGVYVTGFGDSSGAEDAGLKKGDIITKIDNYDITDFADLSMSIGSKRPGDKVQVTYSRNGKESTTNVTLKDQKGGTSTRTKADLSVTEKIGAEFDPLNDRFKTEYGLTSGVVAKNVSEGSEMAKIGIVDNYIIIEVNGKPVNSQKDVEKVLEKYQGNVQVKFVDDYGRIYTKGFKMP; via the coding sequence ATGAAGAGTACTTTAAAAAAACTATTACCATTTGCGGTAGTTGGAGTTGTTTCAGGAGCTACTACCGTTGGAGCAATACAATATTTTGGGCATGGCTCCAATAATGGAGATCAATCTTATTTCACCACAGCAGCCCCTACAGCCTCATTTGCAGGAATGAATACGGGAGCAGTGGGTGATGACTTTGTAAAAGCAGCGAAAACAACCGTTCCTGCTGTAGTTACTATTAAAAACTATCAAAGCAGAACCGCGAGCAGAGCCTCAGAGCAGGATTTGTTCGATTATTTCTTCGGAGATCCGTTCGGAGGGAGAGGTCAGCAAAGGCAAAAGCAACAGCAGGCTCCGGACAATATGCCTTCAGGTATGGGATCAGGGGTCATTATTTCTCCTGACGGTTATATCATATCGAACAACCACGTAGTGGCAGGTGCCAATAAACTGGAAGTTGTATTAAGCAACAAGAAATCATATATCGCAACGTTGGTGGGAACTGACCCTAATACGGACATTTCTCTACTAAAGATCGAAGAGAAAGGACTTCCTTATTTAAACTTTGCGAACTCGGATAATATTGATGTAGGACAATGGGTGCTTGCGGTAGGAAATCCACTGGGACTAAACTCTACCGTAACCGCAGGTATTGTTTCTGCTAAAGGAAGAGGAATCGGTATTTTAGGAAGCCAGGGGAAAGCAAGCAATCCAATTGAAAGCTTTATTCAGACGGATGCCGCCATCAACCCGGGTAACTCCGGAGGTGCTTTGGTAAATACCAATGGTGAACTTATCGGAATCAACTCTGCGATCCAATCTACAACAGGATATTATCAGGGATACGGATTTGCCGTTCCTTCCAATCTGGCAAGAAAAATTGTTGAGGATATCAAGAAGTTTGGTATTGTACAAAGAGGATTCTTAGGAGTTTCTTCATTAGACCTTTCCAATGACCAACAGGTTCAGGCTTATAATAAGCAATTCAAAACCAGCATTAAATCCGGTTCCGGAGTTTATGTTACAGGATTTGGCGATAGCAGCGGTGCTGAAGATGCAGGTCTGAAAAAAGGAGATATCATTACAAAAATAGACAATTACGACATCACAGATTTTGCTGATCTGTCTATGTCTATCGGAAGCAAGCGTCCTGGTGATAAGGTTCAGGTTACTTATTCAAGAAACGGAAAAGAATCCACGACTAACGTAACACTTAAAGACCAGAAAGGAGGTACTTCTACAAGAACTAAAGCAGATCTTAGTGTAACGGAAAAAATCGGTGCTGAATTTGATCCATTGAATGACAGATTCAAAACTGAATACGGACTAACCAGTGGTGTTGTTGCTAAAAACGTATCAGAAGGCAGCGAAATGGCCAAAATCGGAATCGTAGACAACTACATTATCATAGAGGTTAATGGCAAGCCTGTTAACTCACAGAAAGACGTTGAAAAGGTTCTTGAAAAATATCAGGGCAACGTACAGGTGAAATTCGTAGATGATTACGGAAGAATCTATACTAAAGGATTCAAAATGCCTTAA
- a CDS encoding RidA family protein produces the protein MKQIINTVNAPAAIGPYSQANMANGVLYISGQIPVDPATGKLVEGIEKETHQVMKNLEAILTEAGMTFKNVVKATIFLKSMDDFAVMNDIYASYLDADSYPARETVQVSCLPKNVDIEISMIAHQD, from the coding sequence ATGAAACAAATAATCAACACAGTTAATGCACCTGCAGCGATAGGGCCTTATTCACAAGCTAATATGGCTAACGGAGTTTTATACATTTCCGGACAAATCCCTGTAGATCCTGCAACTGGTAAATTGGTAGAGGGAATCGAAAAAGAAACACATCAGGTGATGAAAAATCTGGAAGCAATTCTTACAGAAGCCGGGATGACTTTCAAGAACGTTGTGAAGGCTACCATCTTCCTTAAGAGTATGGATGATTTCGCGGTAATGAATGATATTTATGCTTCTTATTTAGATGCAGATAGCTATCCGGCTCGTGAAACAGTACAGGTTTCTTGTCTGCCTAAAAATGTGGATATTGAAATTTCTATGATCGCACATCAGGATTAA
- the trhO gene encoding oxygen-dependent tRNA uridine(34) hydroxylase TrhO, which produces MQLYNTLSAEERAQLIEEAGKERLTLSFYAYAKIEDPKKFRDELFIAWNALDALGRIYVAHEGINAQMSVPADQFEAFRDTLEVYDFMKGIRLNVAVDQDDYSFLKLTIKVRNKIVADGLNDDSFDVTNKGIHLKAQEFNDLLEDPNTIVVDFRNHYESEVGHFEKAITPDVENFRESLPIINEQLQDFKEDKNLLMYCTGGIRCEKASAYFKHQGFKNVYQLEGGIIEYTRQIKEEGIKSKFIGKNFVFDHRLGERITDDIISQCHQCGKPCDNHTNCANDACHLLFIQCDECKAAMENCCSTECVETIHLPWEEQLKLRKGLQVGNKVFRKGKSEALKFKNSGDLPIKPLAKAETKNIRQKIAVKKVLVGKAEHYYSKSKIAQFLIENKELSVGDQVLISGPTTGEQELTITKIHVNGGPCETAKVGDQITFELPYRVRLSDKLYKIQQAENA; this is translated from the coding sequence ATGCAACTGTATAACACCTTAAGCGCAGAAGAAAGAGCTCAACTTATTGAAGAAGCTGGTAAGGAACGTCTTACATTGTCTTTCTATGCGTACGCCAAAATTGAAGATCCCAAAAAATTTCGCGATGAATTATTTATAGCCTGGAATGCACTTGATGCACTTGGCCGTATTTATGTTGCTCATGAAGGAATTAATGCTCAGATGAGTGTACCTGCGGATCAATTTGAAGCTTTTCGTGATACGCTGGAAGTATATGATTTTATGAAAGGAATTCGCTTAAATGTAGCGGTGGATCAGGATGATTATTCCTTTTTAAAACTGACTATTAAAGTTAGAAATAAAATTGTTGCCGACGGTTTGAATGATGATTCTTTTGATGTGACCAATAAAGGGATTCACCTGAAAGCTCAGGAATTTAATGATTTGCTTGAAGATCCTAATACCATTGTTGTTGACTTCAGAAACCACTATGAAAGTGAAGTAGGTCATTTTGAAAAAGCGATTACTCCTGATGTGGAAAACTTCAGAGAAAGTTTGCCGATCATCAATGAGCAATTACAAGACTTTAAAGAAGATAAAAACTTACTGATGTATTGTACAGGAGGAATTCGTTGTGAAAAAGCGAGTGCCTACTTTAAACATCAGGGGTTTAAAAATGTATATCAATTAGAGGGGGGAATTATCGAATACACCCGTCAGATCAAAGAAGAAGGCATTAAAAGTAAATTTATTGGAAAAAACTTTGTATTTGACCACCGTTTAGGAGAAAGAATTACGGACGATATTATTTCACAATGCCACCAGTGTGGTAAACCTTGTGATAATCACACCAATTGTGCTAATGATGCCTGTCATCTGTTGTTTATTCAATGTGATGAATGTAAGGCAGCGATGGAAAACTGTTGTTCTACGGAATGTGTAGAAACGATCCATTTGCCATGGGAAGAGCAATTAAAATTAAGAAAAGGACTGCAGGTTGGGAATAAGGTATTCAGAAAAGGAAAATCTGAAGCGTTGAAATTTAAAAATTCAGGCGATTTACCCATTAAACCACTAGCCAAAGCTGAAACAAAAAATATCCGCCAGAAGATTGCTGTTAAGAAAGTATTGGTTGGAAAAGCTGAACATTATTATTCAAAATCAAAAATTGCACAGTTTTTAATTGAAAATAAAGAACTTTCTGTTGGAGATCAGGTTTTGATTTCCGGGCCTACCACTGGTGAGCAGGAACTTACCATTACAAAAATTCATGTAAATGGAGGACCTTGCGAAACGGCTAAAGTTGGAGATCAAATTACTTTTGAACTTCCTTACAGAGTTCGTTTATCAGATAAATTATATAAAATTCAACAAGCTGAAAACGCATAA